One Butyricicoccus intestinisimiae genomic window, TGACTTCGACAGAACCGAACTGAGACAATTTGCCGATGTCATTTCTGCCCAAATCGACGAGCATGTTGTGCTCGGCGAGTTCCTTTTCATCCGACAGCAAATCTTTTTCCAGTGCGAGATCTTCTTCTTTATCTGCGCCGCGCGGACGGGAACCGGCAACCGGAAATGTAGACAGACGGCCGTTTCGCAGACGAACCAGCGTTTCCGGAGAGGTGCTCATCAGCTCGATGTCATCCCGATGCAGGTAAACCATGTACGGAGAAGGGTTGGTGGTGCGCAGGACGCGATACGCATCGAGCAGACTGTCGGTATACGGCGTTTCAAACCGGCGGGACAGGACTGCCTGAAAAATATCGCCGTCTACAATGTGCTGCTTGGTCTTGTTGACGATGTCGCAGTATTCTTCCTTGGTCACGTTGCAGGTGAACTGCGGCTTGCAGTGCTTGTGTGCGGTTGGCAGCTGCATCGGCTCGCGAATCAGACGAATCATTTTTTCGATTTCTGCGCGCGCCGTGCCGTAATTTTCCAAGACGTTGTCGGTCGGCATGTTGACGATGACATTGATTTTCTGCGACAGGTGGTCGTACGCAATGACCTTGTCAAACAGCATCAGGTCGAAATCATCCACATCACTGGAGCGAAGATGCAGGGTCGGCTCTGCATAGCCGATCATGCGATAGGCGTAATAGCCAACCAAGCCGCCGGTAAACGGCGGGAAGCCCTCGATGCGCGGCGCTTTGTACTGCGCCATGAGTGCGCGGAGGATGTCGTTGGGCTGATCCGTGGTAACGCTTTCGCGGCGTCCGTCGGCATATTCCGTGGTGACAACGTGGTCTTTGCATACAATATGAACAAGCGGGTCATAGCCGAGGAACGAGTACCGTCCCCAGCGCTCGCCGCCCTCTACGCTTTCCAGCAGACAGTACCGATTGGATACCTGCGCAATCTTGCGCAGAAGCGCAATCGGCGTGGTGACATCGGCGTAAATTTCACGGCACAGCGGAATCATCGAATAGTCCGCGGCATACGATTGAATTTCGGAAGAAGTAGGTTTCAGCATGATATATCGTCCTTTCTGAATGGATGCAGTGAGGAAAGGACAATAAAAAAAGCCTTCATCCCAAGTCCTGCATCTCTGCTAGAATCTCTGGGACAAAAGCTGTCAGCTTCTGCGGTGCCACCCATATTGCCGATGGTTCGAAAGAACATCGACCACTCATCACACACCAACATGTGCGCTCCACGATAACGGCGGGATTCCGTCAGCGCCTACTTGCCGGCACGGCGTTCAGGCTGCCCTCACGAGTCCATTCGGCATCATCCATACCACTGTAATCCCACCATCTACAGCTCTCTGTGCGTACTTCACGAAGCGTACTTGTCTCGATCAACGGTTTTCAAATGTTGTATTAAAAGTACCACAGAAGCGCGGGGTTGTCAAGTGGACGGGCGAAAAAATCCTGCATATAAGGTAGGAATATTGCTTTGTGTGATATAAAAACAAAAAGCAAAGTTTCTAAATAGGACAAAAAGTGCGGATAAAATGTTACAAACAGTACATATGAACAAGAAAATTACATGGTTTTATGATTTTTTTATTGAAAACATCAAAATGGTATGCTATAATCATATCAACGTAAGGCGCATATAACGGGTGAATGGCATACGTAAGATGGAGAAGAGTTGCTGTGCCGCTGCTGAATCCCCTGAGGCGAAACCCGCGCTGCCTGCTGTAAAGAGAAAGGTGGTAGACACTATGAATTGTACCAAACTGATGGAAGAGATGGAAGTATACCTGAAGAGTGACCGCTGCAAGGATCTCAACGAGGCCAATGCACAGGATATTCATCATGCTCTTTCCAAAGCAATTATGGCACAGATCGCCACTCCGTGGAAGGAAAGCCAGAAGCTGCACAGAGAAGCACGCCATGCATATTATATGTCCGCAGAATTTTTGATTGGCCGTGCAATCTATAACAATTTGCTTTGCCTTGGTATTTACGATGAAGTAGAAAAGCTGTTTAACGAGCGCGGTCTCAAGCTGTCCGACATGGAAGAAGTAGAGGATGCTTCCCTGGGCAACGGCGGCTTGGGACGTCTGGCTGCATGCTTCCTGGATTCCGCAGCAACGCTGGATCTCCCGCTCGACGGCTATGGCATTCGCTATAAATATGGTTTGTTTAAGCAGTACATTCAGGACGGCTTCCAGAAGGAGACCGCCGATGACTGGACGCGATTCGGCGATCCGTGGAGCATCCGCGTAGATTCCGATGCAGTTCTCGTTCGCTTTGCAGACCAGACCGTGCGTGCAGTGCCGTATGACCTGCCGGTTATCGGTTATGGCACCAAGCACATCGGCAACCTGCGTCTGTGGCAGGCAGAGCCGCTGTCCTCCTTCGACTTCAACGAATTCAACGATCAGCACTATGAAGCATCGGTTCGCGAGAAGAACCGCGCAGAGGATATTTCCCGCGTGCTGTATCCGAACGACTCAACCGATGAGGGCAAGAAGCTGCGCCTGAAGCAGCAGTATTTCTTCTGCTGTGCATCGCTGCAGGATATGATTAAAAACTATAAGCTGGTACATGGCAATGACTTCTCGCATTTCGCTGATTTCAATGCCATCCAGCTCAACGATACCCATCCGGTTATCTCGATTCCGGAGCTCATTCGTCAGCTGACCAGATACGAAGGCGTTAGCTTCGACGATGCACTCAATATCGCAAAGAAGACCTTTGCTTACACCAACCACACCATTCTTCCGGAGGCACTGGAGAAGTGGAACAAGCATCTGCTCATCGAGGTCGTTCCGGATATTTATGAGATCATTGAGAAGATCAACAACCGCTTTATTGATGAGCTGTATCAGCAGAAGCGCAATCCGGACTTCATTCAGGATGTCCAGATTATCAAGCATGATATGATTCACATGGCAAATCTGGCTATGTACGGTTCCAGCTATGTAAACGGTGTAGCTGCCATCCATACCGAGATTTTGAAGAAGAGTACCCTGCATTCCTTCTATGAGATGTGGCCGGAGCGCTTCCAGAACAAGACCAATGGTATCACCCAGCGCCGTTGGCTGGCAATGAACAACCGCGAGCTGTCTGCGATGATTACTCGTCTGCTCGGTTCGGATGATTGGGTTACGGATCTGCCGCAGCTCAAGAAGCTGGAGAAGTACGCAACCGATAAGAAGGTTCTCGATGAGTTCTGGGACATCAAGCACAAGAAAAAGCATCAGCTGGGTCTGTTCATGCTCAAGCATGACGGCACCGCTCCGATCAAGGATTCTATCTATGACATCCAGATCAAGCGTTTGCATGAGTACAAGCGTCAGTTCCTGAACGCACTGTCCATTCTGTATATCTACTACGGCCTGAAGGACGGCTCCATTCAGGACTTCCATCCGACCACCTTCATCTTTGGTGCAAAGGCTGCGCCGGGCTATGTTCGTGCAAAGGGCATCATCAAGCTGATTAACGAAATCGCTCGTCTCGTAGAAAACGACGGTCAGGTTCGCGACAAGCTGCGCGTTATCTTCGTACAGAACTACAACGTATCCTACGCTGAGAAGCTGGTGGCGGCTGCAAACGTATCCGAGCAGATTTCTACCGCAGGCACCGAGGCCTCCGGCACCGGCAACATGAAGCTGATGCTCAACGGCGCGGTTACGCTGGGTACGCTGGACGGCGCAAACGTAGAGATTGCACAGGAAGCCGGCATGGAGAACGAGTACATCTTTGGTGCAACCGTTGACGAGATTGAGAAGGAAGAGAACAACAACTACATTCCGTATCACATCTACAACAACGACCCGAAGATCAAGCGCGTCATGGAAGCTCTTGTAAACGGCACGCTGGACGATGGCGGCACCGGCATGTTCAAGGAGCTGTACGATTCCATCATCCACAACGTCGATTGGGGTCAGAGCCATCCGGATAAGTACTTCCTGATGTATGACTTCCAGAGCTACGTGGACACCAAGCTCAAGCTCAACCGCGACTACAAGGATAAGTACGCATTCGCAGAAAAGTGCTGGAGAAACATCTGCAACGCAGGTAAGTTCAGCTCGGATCGTACCATCAAGGACTACGCGGACAACATTTGGCACATTGATCCGATTGAGTTCGATTGATTGCTGACAATCAGATAAAACAAAAGGCGGCAGGATTTTTCCTGTCGCCTTTTTGCGTCTAGTTATAGATTTTTCTCGCCCCATGCTTTCATATAGTGCAGAACGGAGAGAAAACTTTCTCCCAATTCCGTTAATGTATATTCGACATGCGGAGGGACTTCGTGGAAGTCGTGTCGATGCAAAAATCCATCTGCCTCTAATTCGCGCAGCTGCTTGGTCAAAGAGGATTCCGTAATCTCGACCAAATGGCGGCGGAGGGCGCCAAATCGGTGCACATCTTCTACGCCGATATAATATAAAATTTCCAGTTTCCACTTTCCGCCTAAAATCTTTTGCAGCGTAGACATGGTTTTGCACCGTTTTATTGCGGCATTGCTTTTTCGCATGAGAAATCTCTCCTTTGTTTTTAGTATATCGCGCGGAGAAGGATTTGGCAAGGTACTGCAAAAAAGTACCGTACTGTTCAAATCCAGACATTCTGTTATACTGAGAACATCAAAACACAGAGGAGTGAGGCAAATGCATTTTACGGGAACCGTTTGGAGACCGCCATATGAGGCGGATTCACTGCTGCTGGAGGTGACGGCAGGATGTACCCATCACAAGTGCAAATTTTGTACGCTGTATGATGATATTCCGTTTCCGTTCAAGATGTCTCCGATGCAGGATATAACAAGTGATCTGCTGGAAATTCAGACACTGTATTATCATCCGATGACGAGTCAAGCGAACAAGCTGACAGGGCAACCACAGAGAGAAGGGTTCAAACGAGCATTTTTGACGGGAGCCAATCCGTTTGTTTTGCAATCTGAACGCTTATTGAAAATCGCTGCACGTATTTATGAGTACGTTCCCACGGTCAAAACAATTGGTTGTTTTGCGCGAATCACAGATATAAAACAAAAAACAGAGGAAGAATTGCTTGCTTTACGAGACGCAGGCTATACGAGTTTGACTATTGGCATGGAAACGGGAGATACGGACGCTTTACAGTTTATGAATAAAGGCTACACGGCACAAGATATTCTCGAACAGTGCAAGCGCTTAGATGCTGCCAATATCAGCTATGCGTTTTTCTATCTGACAGGAATCTCCGGTGCGGGAAAAGGAGTGTTTGGCGCAACACGAACGGCGGATATTTGCAACCAGCTGCACCCGAAGCTGATTGGAGCCAATATGCTGACGATTTATCCAAATTCCGAACTGTATCAAGAAATTCAGCGTGGAAATTGGAAGGAAGAACGTGAGGTGGAAAAATATCAGGAATTGCAGGTGTTGATAAAACGATTAAATATTCCGGTACAGTTTGCTGCGATGGGTGCGTCCAATGCAATTCCTATGTACGGAAGCCTGCCGCAGGATAAAGAAAAACTTCTTATGACATTAGAGCATATTATCACGCAGATTGGAGAAGAGCAGTTGAGAGAGTACCGAACACACCTTCGGCATTTATAGAGCTTATGAAACGAATTTTACTTGTCGGTACCTCTGCAAAGCACATGGATGATATGAAACGGATTGTCTACAATGTATATGCAGAAAAACGAATTGATTCAGCATATTCTGCCGAACAAGCACGTGGAATTTTACAAAATAACAGCTTCGATTTCGTGATTGTTGATATATCTTCCGTGAATTCCTGGGAATATCAAATTACACATACAATATATAAACAGACAAGCGCATTCGTTTTGATTCTTGTTCCGCAAAAATTTTCGACTCCTGTACAGAATGGACATTTTCGAGGAATGGCAGTGGAAAAACCGATTTCCCGTGTGACCTTTGCGCAGGTACTGCGTTTGATAGATTGGGTACTTTCTCTGCAAAAAGAGAAGGAAGAACTGCAACAAAGGTTATCGGATATTTGCATTGTCAGTCGAGCGAAGCGTTTGCTGATGAAGAAAAAACAGATGAGCGAATCGGAAGCCTATTTGTATATCAAAAATCAGGCAATGAATCAGCATCAAGCCAAAAGAGCCATTGCGCAAAATATTCTGAATCATTATCAGACATGACAAAACCGCCCCGAAGGGCGGTTTTGTTTCATATCACGGCTTGCACGTGCCGCACGGAGAATATCCCTGTGAAATCAAATCCGAACGCTTTCCGGTAAATGACTTCTTGTTTGCCGCGCCGATTTTGTTGACGCTGGAGCAGCTTGGCTTGTGAAATTTTTTGGAACTGGTGTTCAAAATGTACGTGGCTGTCGTCTCGCCGCTTGGCTGAGACGGCGTGGAGGTCTGATAACTGTCGCCGGTCACATAGTCGATGACAATGCCGGGCTGCACGTTATAGCAGTAAACACAGAACGTGACGCCCGCACCGTGATCCTCCACCGACTGTGCTTCCATCAGGACGCCGTTCGCCACTGCATTGTCACCTTCAAAGACCGGCGTGACGCGGTATAATACATGGTTTTGGGTTTCCTTTACATAGTCGGCAACCATGTTTTCAAAATCCAGCATGCCCTGTATGTTGAGGTATCGCGTGCCGGTGATAAGGTTTAATTTGTTTGCATTTTCTGCGGTCAGCTGGTAGCCGATTAAATGACAGCGATTGTATAAATACTTGCCGTCTACAATGTCATATTTGACCGAGTGCCAGCCGGTGGGCTTGACGCTGCTGATGTCCCCACGATGTTCTGTCGGCATGAGATCGGTGCCGACATTGGCATATGCGGTGTCGCAGCGTCCCATCCCATCCAGTGCGCTGTATCGCTCAAATGAGGTTGTGGATGCGTCTGCGCTGGTAAAAAACGGTATATTGTTGTTGACGACTGCATATGCCGCGCCGGAATAATCTGACACGTCATCGTAACAAAAACCGGTCGGGGAGATTGCTGCGGGCTTGGTTTGTATGCCGCCGGTGTAATAAACCAGCATAGTTGCGGTTTCCGCACGCGTTGCATTGTCCAATGGCTTCAAATATCGTTTGCCGTTGGATGTGGAGCCGGAAATCACGCCGTTTTGTACTGCCCAGCGCATCGCCGGCAATGCCCAGCTGTCTACGCGGCTGCTGTCTGCAAAATCCGAAAGACTGCCGGTGGTGTGTGGTTTGCCTGCGTCTGCATACAGAAAAACAGCAAGCTGTTCCCGCGTCACGTTGGCGTTCGGGCTAAATGTTGTCGCAGAAGTGCCGTTTGTGATGCCATTTTGGCTCGCCCAGAGCACCGCAGAATAATACCAGTCTCCGGATTTTACATCGTGGAATGGATTGGTACTGCTCACCGATGGACTGCCGGCCTTGGCGTACAGCGTCTGAACAAATGCTGCGCGGGTGGTTGCACCGCGAGGAACAAACGTCGTATTGGATGTACCGCTCATGTAGCCCTTGTCAAAGGCGGTTTGTACGGCGCCGCAGAACCAATCAGAGGAACTGACGTCTGCAAACCGGTGCGCGACTTTTGTCGGTGTGTTCCATGCAAAAGCACCGGTGCAAAGGGTGCTCACTGTGAGGGCAGCTGTCAACAGGCAAGCCGCCAATCGTTTCTTGTGTTTCAAAATTATGTCTCCTCTCCGTGAGCTGCAGGAAAATAAATCTCCTCTGTGATGCACGGGTGAGAATTTCCCGCAAACTCTGCGGTGTGCGTCTGTACCCAATGCGGCGGCGCCAGCGCGAGATCCAGCCGGAAATCTGTCGGATAGCTGCGATTCCAGCGGTATACAATCATCGCTTCGATGCGCGATTCGACCGCCTTCAGGCAGCAGGTCTCCACAAAGCAGTAGTCTCCTGCGGCAGCTTCGTACAGAAATTGCTGAGAAACCACGATGTGCGGCGCGGATTCGGCGGCAAATTGCTCATAGGAATAGGCGTTCATCCACAGCTTTTTTCCCTTGGTGCGCTGTAAAATACGCGCGCGCAAGATACAGTCCTGACTTTGCCGCCGATGGTTGAACAGCATGCCGCCGTGGTCATCCATGACACAGATTACAATCATCCTGCAGCCTCCTTTCTCGCAACATCGTACCATATTTTGAGGGAAAAAGCAAAATGCCGCTGCATTTCATGCAGGAGAACCACGTTGACGTTGCGGCTGGCTGATGCTATACTGAAAGCGAAAAACCAACATAGGAGGCTGGAAGTATGAGTTTTATGGATATGGTATATCAGCGCGAGAGCTGCCGTTCGTATCAGGACAAGCCGGTTTCCCGCGAGCTGCTGACTAAGATGGTCGAGGCGGGCAGATTGGCACCGAGCGGCTGCAATGCACAGCCGTGGAAATTCCTCGTCATTGATGAGCCGGAGGCAAAAAAGAAAATGTGCGAAGCACTCGTTGTAGAGGGCGGCGCAACCGGATGCCCGTGGAGAGATTCCGTACCGGCATTTATCGCACTGGTCGAGCAGCATGCCAATGTCATGCCGGCAGTTTTGGATTACTATGGTGATTCGCAGCGCTTTGCACAGGGTGATATCGGCATGGCAGCTATGAACATGATGTACGAAGCGGATGATCTCGGCTTGGCTACTTGTGTGCTGGGCATGAGCGATCAGAGCAAGATGGAAGAATTCTTCGGCATTCCGGAAGGACATACGGTTCGCATGGTGCTGGCTGTTGGATACAGCGCAGAAAGCAAGGAACCGCGCAAGAAGGTTCGCAAGCCGCTGGAAGAAGTTTGCAGCTTTAATCAGTGGTAACCATACAAAAAGCAAGCGGGCAGCTGAATTTCAGCTGTCCGCTTTTTTCTCAATCTGTAGATTTTTCATATGGCATGGTGCTGCTGCGCACGACAAGAGACGGCGGAATGACAACCTTTTGCGGAAAATGCCGTTCCGGCTGATGTGTGGGCGTGGCAGCGCGCTGGCGCACGAGCTGCACAGCGGTTGCCGCCATGTAGTCGAGATGCGGGCTGATGCTGGTCAGTGCCGGTTCTACAACGGAGGACATCACGGTGTTGTTGAAGCTGACAACGCTGACATCTTCCGGAATTTTGAGCTGCAAACTGCGCAGCGCATGGATGGTGCCGATTGCCGTTTCCTCGTTCACGGCGACCAGCGCAGTCGGCCGGCTGCCGCTGTCCAGCGAGCGCAGACGCAGAGACAGTTCGTTTTCCACGAGTGCTTGGTCGCGCAGCGGTGTTTCCAAAACGAAATTCGGCTCAAACAGACCGGCTTCGCGCATATAATGCTCGTAATAGCGGCGGCGCGGCTCTAAAACAACGCGCTGTGTCTCGTCCAGCAGGCGCTTGGGTCCGAGATATCCGATGCGTGTGTGGCCGAGAGAACGCAGATAGTCCAGCGCTTGTTTCATGCCCAGCTCGAAATTCGGAACAACGGAATCATACAGCAGTTCGTTGGGGGAAGAATCCAAAAACGTAATATTGCTGCTGATGCTGCACAGAGATTGAATCTGTTTGTCGGTAAAATAGCCGATGGCAATGACGCCGTCCACACCGGAGGCGGACAGCATTTGACATTCGCCATCGACGAGACGCAGCGGAACGGTTTGCAGCTTGTGTTCATAACACGTCTGTTCAATAAAATTTTTGAGGTATAAAAAGTACGGATCGGTCATCTGCTCGGCGGGAGAGAGCATTTCTGCGATGCCGATAAACAGGGTATCTGTTAAGGTGCGCTGATTGCGGCGACCGGAGCTGCCAGAATAGCCGAGCCGGTGCGCGGCATCAAAAATAATGCGCCGTGTATCCTCTCCGACCGTCATAGACGGATCGTTGTTGAGGACGCGGGAAATCGTGGCTGGGGAAAAGCCGGTTTGCTCGGATAACATTTTTAGCGTGACAGCCATAGCGTACTGCCTCCTTTGCATTACAATAGGAAATCATGTGAGAAAAGCAGGCACTGTCGTTCCGGATGACTCATACCAGTTCGACAGTGCCTTTGATTCATACGGAGACCGAAGCGGGGGAGAGAGTTCGGTCAATGTTTTTTCGCTACCTGTACGCACATAGCAGCAGGTATTTTTTTACAAACAGATGGTTCCGGCTGTTTTTCCAGCTGTGCCTCCCAAAAAATCAGAACCGCGGAGACAGCAAGCGGAATGGCACACAGCCAAACGCTGCGAATGCCGATAAAATAGTGAGTCAGCCAAGAAAAAGCAACGCCCAGATGGAAACAGAGAACCGTGCCGAAAAAAAACCAAGCCTTTTTGAGCAGCTTTTTTTCGTGGGTAATGGAATACTCCGTCAGGGCATTGGCGATTTGCCGGCAGTTGTTGGTGGAAAAGATGCAGGAGGCATTATAGCCGTACGCACCAGGGAAAGAGTTCCACAGGAATGCCATTGCAAAAAAGATAGGATATAGACCGACAACCGCATTCATGTGCTCGGGGAGAAAGCCAAGAATGATAATTGCAAGTCCGGTTACTGCCAAAGAATACGGGTACAGCTTTTTGTGGTATTTCTTGGACAAAACAATGGTTGACGCACAGCCGGCCACATATAATAAGACGGCGGCAATGCGAATGAGTACATCCATGAGATTTTGTCCGAACAAGCTGGTGACGATATAAATCATATTGGATGTCAAGGCGTTGCCGAAGAAATCATCGCGGCACAGCAATGCGTACACGCCCAAATATCCGCCTGTAATTGCCATAGAATGATGAATCCAGCAAGTGAGATCTTCACGGTCAATCATAGAACACACTCCTTTGGATTGATTTGTCTTCATTATAAGACGAGAAGAAAAGAATGTAAATGGACAAAACATCCCATCTATTTGGAGATTTTGTCGGTTCTTCTGTGAATTATTGCGCAGGGGATTTTGAAAAAAATGAATAATTCAAAAATAGTACTTGCATTTTCTGGCAAGGCGTGGTATTCTAAACAAGACGAAGGCGTCAGTGATCCAAAAAGGTCACTGGCGCCTATTTTTTATTTACGCAGTTCGCAAAATGTAGTATGATAGGAGTGGAAACAAATGATAGACACTGGCAGCACGGGATTTATGATGATTTGCTCGTCATATGTCTTTTTTATGACACCGGGTCTGGCGTTCTTTTACGGCGGCCTGTGCCGCAGAAAGAACGTGGTCAATACCATGATGTCCTCAATTTTCATCATGGGTCTTGCATCAGTTCTCTGGGTGGCAATCGGATATTCTCTGTCGTTCGGCGGAAATGTTGGAGGCGTCATCGGCACCTTCCAGAACGCGTTTCTAAACGGCGTGGGATGGGAACCGGGCGCGTATTCGGATCAGATACCGGGATTGGTTTTCGTTGCGTTCCAAATGATGTTTGCGATTATCACACCGGCACTGCTCACCGGCTCGGTCGTCGGCAGAATGAATTTCAAAGCCCTGTTTTTGTTCATTATTCTGTGGTCACTGGTCGTGTATTATCCGCTGGCGCACATGGTATGGGGCGAGAGCGGCTTCTTGGCGGCAATCGGTTCGGTTGACTTTGCGGGCGGCAATGTTGTGCACATCAGCTCCGGTGTTTCCGGCTTGGTGCTGTCCCTGATTCTCGGCAAGCGTCTGGGCAGCGAGCAGGGCAATTTCCTGCCGCACAATATTCCGTTTGTTGTGCTCGGCGCATCGCTGCTGTGGTTTGGCTGGTTTGGCTTCAATGCCGGCAGTGCACTGGAGGCGAATGGTCTGGCAGCGCATGCGTTCCTGACCACAAACACCTCTGCGGCAATGGCAATGCTGACATGGATGCTCATTGATATGATTCGAGACGGCAAGCCGTCGTTGGTCGGTGCGTGCACAGGCGGTGTGCTGGGACTGGTTGCCATCACGCCGGGCGCAGGCTTTGTACCGCTGTGGGCGGCGTTTATCATCGGCGGTTTGGTCAGCCCGATTTGCTATTTTGCCGTTTCGGTTATCAAGGCAAAGTTTGGCTATGATGATGCTCTGGATGCGTTCGGCTGCCACGGCGTCGGTGGCATCTGGGGCGGTATTGCGACGGGTCTGTTTGCAAAAAGCTCCATCAATCCGGTTACACAGTGGGATGGCTTGGTTTTTGGCGACTATCATCTGTTTGTCGCACAGGTTCTCAGCATTGTTGTCACCATTGCGATTGCGATTGTCGGCACGCTGGTTTGCGCGGGCATTGTCAAGCTGATTGTTCCGCTGCGTGTCGATGAACACGCAGAGCGCATCGGCATGGATGAAGCGATGCATGGCGAGCGTGCATATCCGACCTTCACCGGTTTGGACTGATTGTTTGGGAGGAAACTGTTATATGATTAAGATTGAAGCCATTGTCCGGCCGGAAAAGCTGGAGGACGTCAAGGATGCCCTGTCCATGATCAATGTACACGGCATCACGCTGTATCAGGTCATGGGCTGCGGTGCGCAGAAGGGCGGCACCAAAAACGTCCGCGGTCACGCTGTGCAGGTCAACCTGATTCCGAAGATTAAGTTTGAAATTGTCGTTTCTGACGAGGAGTGGGCGCGCATCACGATTGATGCCATTTGCAATGCGGCATACACCGGTGAAATCGGTGACGGCAAGATCTTTAGCTATGATCTGGACAACGCCGTGCGTATCCGCACCCGCGAAATCGGTCTGGAAGCATTGAATTGAATCGCAAAGTCCTTCCCGCCGCGCGCGGGAAGGATTTTTTGGTTGCATCCGGTTGAAACATGCGGTATACTGAAAATATACATATATATTATCATAACAGCAAAGATAAAAACGCAATGTATACAGTTTTGTATGCTAGAGCCGGTAGGTAGCCCGGCCGTCACAGAACATCTGTGGTAAGTAACCTGCCCCTCCGGGTTGTCCGTTCTTTGCTCAGCAATCGTGTAGGAGGGATTGTCATGAGCAAAGTGAGCGGCAAATTAACCGTGTATTTTGAGAAACCATTCTGGGTAGGTGTTTTTGAACGGATAGAAGACGGCAAACTATCCGCGGCGAAAGTAACCTTCGGCGCAGAACCGAAAGATTATGAGGTATATGCGTTTCTGTTAAAATACTATGAAAATTTGCAGTTTAGTCCGGCTGTGACAGCAAGTACGGTGGAAAGAAAGAAGAATCCGAAGCGACTTCAGCGTGAAGCAAAAAAACAAGTACAGAATATTGGAATTGGGACAAAATCCCAGCAGGCGTTGAAGTTGCGGCAGGAAGAAAATAAACAGGAACGAAAAGTCAAACAGCGAGAGCAGCAGCAAGCGGAAGCGGAGCGGATGTTTCAGCTGCGTCAGCAGAAGAAACGAGAAAAACACCGCGGCAGATGAGTTTTTTATTGCATCGCTGATTCTCATGCGGTATACTGAAAC contains:
- a CDS encoding anthranilate synthase component I family protein, with translation MLKPTSSEIQSYAADYSMIPLCREIYADVTTPIALLRKIAQVSNRYCLLESVEGGERWGRYSFLGYDPLVHIVCKDHVVTTEYADGRRESVTTDQPNDILRALMAQYKAPRIEGFPPFTGGLVGYYAYRMIGYAEPTLHLRSSDVDDFDLMLFDKVIAYDHLSQKINVIVNMPTDNVLENYGTARAEIEKMIRLIREPMQLPTAHKHCKPQFTCNVTKEEYCDIVNKTKQHIVDGDIFQAVLSRRFETPYTDSLLDAYRVLRTTNPSPYMVYLHRDDIELMSTSPETLVRLRNGRLSTFPVAGSRPRGADKEEDLALEKDLLSDEKELAEHNMLVDLGRNDIGKLSQFGSVEVTDYQMIHRYSRIMHITSVVEGNILPKFDAFDAISTLLPAGTLSGAPKIRACEIIEELEPCARGVYGGALGYVDFTGNMDTCIAIRMAVKKNDRVTIQAGGGIVADSVPENEYMESQNKAGAVIAAIERAAEVDAD
- a CDS encoding glycogen/starch/alpha-glucan phosphorylase, encoding MNCTKLMEEMEVYLKSDRCKDLNEANAQDIHHALSKAIMAQIATPWKESQKLHREARHAYYMSAEFLIGRAIYNNLLCLGIYDEVEKLFNERGLKLSDMEEVEDASLGNGGLGRLAACFLDSAATLDLPLDGYGIRYKYGLFKQYIQDGFQKETADDWTRFGDPWSIRVDSDAVLVRFADQTVRAVPYDLPVIGYGTKHIGNLRLWQAEPLSSFDFNEFNDQHYEASVREKNRAEDISRVLYPNDSTDEGKKLRLKQQYFFCCASLQDMIKNYKLVHGNDFSHFADFNAIQLNDTHPVISIPELIRQLTRYEGVSFDDALNIAKKTFAYTNHTILPEALEKWNKHLLIEVVPDIYEIIEKINNRFIDELYQQKRNPDFIQDVQIIKHDMIHMANLAMYGSSYVNGVAAIHTEILKKSTLHSFYEMWPERFQNKTNGITQRRWLAMNNRELSAMITRLLGSDDWVTDLPQLKKLEKYATDKKVLDEFWDIKHKKKHQLGLFMLKHDGTAPIKDSIYDIQIKRLHEYKRQFLNALSILYIYYGLKDGSIQDFHPTTFIFGAKAAPGYVRAKGIIKLINEIARLVENDGQVRDKLRVIFVQNYNVSYAEKLVAAANVSEQISTAGTEASGTGNMKLMLNGAVTLGTLDGANVEIAQEAGMENEYIFGATVDEIEKEENNNYIPYHIYNNDPKIKRVMEALVNGTLDDGGTGMFKELYDSIIHNVDWGQSHPDKYFLMYDFQSYVDTKLKLNRDYKDKYAFAEKCWRNICNAGKFSSDRTIKDYADNIWHIDPIEFD
- a CDS encoding winged helix-turn-helix transcriptional regulator codes for the protein MRKSNAAIKRCKTMSTLQKILGGKWKLEILYYIGVEDVHRFGALRRHLVEITESSLTKQLRELEADGFLHRHDFHEVPPHVEYTLTELGESFLSVLHYMKAWGEKNL
- a CDS encoding radical SAM protein, whose translation is MHFTGTVWRPPYEADSLLLEVTAGCTHHKCKFCTLYDDIPFPFKMSPMQDITSDLLEIQTLYYHPMTSQANKLTGQPQREGFKRAFLTGANPFVLQSERLLKIAARIYEYVPTVKTIGCFARITDIKQKTEEELLALRDAGYTSLTIGMETGDTDALQFMNKGYTAQDILEQCKRLDAANISYAFFYLTGISGAGKGVFGATRTADICNQLHPKLIGANMLTIYPNSELYQEIQRGNWKEEREVEKYQELQVLIKRLNIPVQFAAMGASNAIPMYGSLPQDKEKLLMTLEHIITQIGEEQLREYRTHLRHL
- a CDS encoding ANTAR domain-containing response regulator, which translates into the protein MKRILLVGTSAKHMDDMKRIVYNVYAEKRIDSAYSAEQARGILQNNSFDFVIVDISSVNSWEYQITHTIYKQTSAFVLILVPQKFSTPVQNGHFRGMAVEKPISRVTFAQVLRLIDWVLSLQKEKEELQQRLSDICIVSRAKRLLMKKKQMSESEAYLYIKNQAMNQHQAKRAIAQNILNHYQT
- a CDS encoding S-layer homology domain-containing protein, producing the protein MKHKKRLAACLLTAALTVSTLCTGAFAWNTPTKVAHRFADVSSSDWFCGAVQTAFDKGYMSGTSNTTFVPRGATTRAAFVQTLYAKAGSPSVSSTNPFHDVKSGDWYYSAVLWASQNGITNGTSATTFSPNANVTREQLAVFLYADAGKPHTTGSLSDFADSSRVDSWALPAMRWAVQNGVISGSTSNGKRYLKPLDNATRAETATMLVYYTGGIQTKPAAISPTGFCYDDVSDYSGAAYAVVNNNIPFFTSADASTTSFERYSALDGMGRCDTAYANVGTDLMPTEHRGDISSVKPTGWHSVKYDIVDGKYLYNRCHLIGYQLTAENANKLNLITGTRYLNIQGMLDFENMVADYVKETQNHVLYRVTPVFEGDNAVANGVLMEAQSVEDHGAGVTFCVYCYNVQPGIVIDYVTGDSYQTSTPSQPSGETTATYILNTSSKKFHKPSCSSVNKIGAANKKSFTGKRSDLISQGYSPCGTCKP